A single window of Methanoregula sp. DNA harbors:
- a CDS encoding 4Fe-4S binding protein translates to MVAVVDKEKCTGCETCVNECPASAISMENEKAKVDKDMCVDCQTCVDVCPSEAIHME, encoded by the coding sequence TTGGTTGCAGTCGTTGATAAGGAAAAGTGTACCGGTTGTGAAACCTGCGTGAATGAATGTCCGGCATCGGCAATCTCGATGGAAAACGAGAAGGCAAAAGTCGACAAGGACATGTGTGTTGATTGCCAGACCTGTGTTGACGTCTGCCCATCAGAAGCTATCCATATGGAATAA
- the ftsZ gene encoding cell division protein FtsZ produces MQSIINDALKNAELEKEINKPGSNAMEDDFVGQPRIVIIGCGGAGNNTVNRIHHMGVAGAETIAINTDKQHLDMVQADKRVLIGKSLTKGLGAGGYPDVGKRAAEMARPTLEALLESADLCFITAGMGGGTGTGSAPVVAQIAKEQGAIVVGMVSYPFQVEKARLIRAEEGLEALATAADSVIVLDNNRLKNFVPNLPLGQAFSVMDQLIGETVKGISETITEPSLINIDYADVRAIMSKGGVAVMLVGESKQQNKAESVVRECLSNPMLDIDYRGATGSLIHITGGTDLTLQDAEEVATSLTYELDPHADVIWGARVRNDMEGKIRVLAIMTGVKSAQILGTRQSYKTVIQDIENKRANPKAVEMPQARSKSRDQSSGGGLLEWVG; encoded by the coding sequence ATGCAGAGTATTATTAACGATGCGCTAAAAAACGCCGAGCTTGAAAAAGAAATTAACAAGCCCGGCTCCAATGCGATGGAAGACGACTTTGTCGGCCAGCCAAGGATTGTTATCATCGGCTGCGGAGGTGCCGGCAACAACACAGTGAACCGGATCCACCATATGGGTGTGGCCGGTGCTGAGACGATTGCTATCAATACGGACAAGCAGCACCTGGATATGGTCCAAGCGGATAAACGCGTCCTTATCGGCAAATCCCTGACAAAAGGCCTGGGGGCCGGCGGATATCCGGATGTCGGAAAACGCGCTGCAGAAATGGCACGCCCGACACTTGAAGCCCTTCTTGAATCGGCTGACCTCTGCTTCATTACCGCTGGTATGGGTGGCGGTACCGGAACTGGTTCCGCACCTGTTGTTGCCCAGATCGCAAAGGAACAGGGGGCAATTGTCGTAGGAATGGTCAGTTATCCGTTCCAGGTTGAGAAAGCACGCCTTATCCGTGCTGAGGAAGGACTCGAAGCACTCGCTACGGCAGCAGACTCCGTGATTGTCCTTGACAACAACCGGCTCAAGAACTTTGTCCCGAACCTCCCGCTGGGCCAGGCATTCTCGGTTATGGACCAGCTTATCGGTGAGACGGTCAAGGGAATCTCAGAAACGATAACCGAACCCTCACTGATCAACATTGACTACGCTGATGTCCGGGCAATCATGAGCAAGGGTGGCGTCGCTGTCATGCTTGTAGGAGAGAGCAAGCAGCAGAACAAGGCAGAAAGCGTTGTCCGCGAATGCTTAAGCAACCCGATGCTCGATATCGACTATCGCGGCGCAACCGGCAGCCTGATACACATCACAGGAGGTACTGACCTTACCCTGCAGGACGCAGAAGAAGTTGCGACCTCACTCACGTACGAGCTTGATCCGCATGCAGATGTGATCTGGGGGGCCCGGGTCAGGAACGATATGGAGGGAAAAATCCGCGTCCTTGCAATCATGACCGGTGTCAAGAGTGCCCAGATCCTCGGCACACGGCAGTCATATAAGACTGTAATTCAGGACATTGAGAACAAGCGGGCAAACCCCAAGGCAGTTGAAATGCCCCAGGCCCGCAGCAAGTCCCGCGACCAGTCAAGCGGTGGCGGTCTGCTTGAATGGGTTGGTTGA
- a CDS encoding phosphomethylpyrimidine kinase encodes MKSPEQERQEVIIRLAEAVNLLSASMDIRFIPSFGVNIAYAIRGARDGYDVAAVQGGLHQEGGIIHSSGSCAFGTDEPITRVVLTITKFDPAMRSASVIAYHADFLEALEDMFIECCRIDVMRAAPQTSTMDWGIASCCSDGVPEVIYDKGTDEKEGGIYLIGEDAVEVANNIIILSHRIQ; translated from the coding sequence ATGAAAAGTCCTGAACAGGAACGGCAGGAGGTAATTATCCGGCTTGCAGAAGCGGTTAATTTATTGTCGGCATCAATGGATATTCGCTTCATTCCATCTTTTGGTGTGAATATTGCATATGCAATCAGGGGTGCCCGGGACGGGTATGATGTTGCAGCAGTACAAGGCGGTCTCCATCAGGAAGGGGGGATAATTCATTCCTCTGGATCATGCGCGTTTGGCACCGATGAACCGATTACCCGTGTTGTTCTTACGATAACCAAGTTCGATCCTGCGATGCGCAGCGCTTCAGTAATCGCATATCATGCGGATTTTCTCGAAGCTCTTGAGGATATGTTCATCGAGTGTTGCAGGATTGATGTCATGCGGGCAGCACCTCAGACGAGCACAATGGACTGGGGGATTGCATCATGCTGCTCTGATGGCGTCCCTGAGGTAATCTATGATAAAGGGACTGATGAAAAGGAAGGAGGGATCTACCTCATCGGGGAAGATGCAGTCGAAGTAGCCAATAATATTATTATCCTGTCGCATCGCATACAATAA
- a CDS encoding DUF5906 domain-containing protein translates to MTDALDNLIYSYIGKSGRAEIHEKASMIEATLDRQKIKGDERIARAIVLSTSYYLKDKAPYLKLYNKHCDPALDNDEIIYVYSKAKDIKETILAAESIGVGPASVDYRAIADKFINLGIFLSFNNEIYRYQDGIFKPDGGRLKAEITAELRECGIGADDRVVTACEQCLHYVKYHNPFPEFPFNPAPDLIPCRNTVLKINFETGEVTPLEHSPKYRFDYKLNVAYDPNAPIEKIKEYLDSLGVDTQLLLQIPAHAVLSGLGRVYKKGYFLCGDKDSGKSTYINLITRYFIGTGTYSAVSLQGLLYDRFSTSQLVGKIMNAYADLSDQKIGDIGKFKALTGGDAVNVEKKHQDSFPFVNRALMLFSANAYPKIESVDPVFFDRWNAAEFEKKFKVDPEFEMRTFTDENVSGLLLLVIKRITEIIKDGIIVTESIKDRWLSSASSAFYYVHTCLDRTPNAIIIKKDLYAAYVSFCNEGGLDVQAQRYLTEVIKKVGSESYPKVNGRQEHCYTGFTIKGSEPKYPDKEAKQDKIDKDPENMQDMQDNFNYTRTSKGVYPHIDTEIPHARVSSVLPAYPACEQQGNQYAGKSRAELTEILSQCGKSQIPNPVEFKAAWDAAGAGSP, encoded by the coding sequence ATGACCGATGCGCTCGATAATCTCATCTACTCCTATATCGGTAAATCAGGACGGGCAGAGATTCACGAAAAGGCAAGTATGATTGAGGCAACTTTAGACAGGCAGAAAATTAAAGGCGATGAGCGAATAGCCCGTGCGATTGTGTTATCCACCTCATATTATCTCAAAGATAAAGCGCCATACCTGAAATTGTATAACAAACATTGCGATCCCGCCCTCGATAATGATGAGATTATTTATGTCTATTCAAAAGCCAAGGATATTAAAGAAACCATACTTGCCGCCGAGAGCATCGGGGTTGGTCCCGCATCTGTTGACTACCGTGCGATTGCTGATAAGTTCATCAACCTTGGAATATTCCTGTCTTTCAATAACGAGATATACCGATACCAGGATGGAATATTCAAGCCCGATGGTGGACGGTTAAAGGCAGAGATTACCGCAGAGCTTAGGGAATGTGGTATTGGTGCGGATGACCGGGTTGTAACTGCATGCGAACAGTGCCTGCATTATGTCAAGTATCACAATCCATTCCCGGAATTTCCTTTCAATCCAGCACCAGATTTGATTCCCTGCCGAAATACGGTACTGAAAATTAATTTTGAGACGGGGGAGGTCACTCCATTGGAGCACTCCCCGAAGTATCGGTTTGATTATAAACTGAATGTGGCCTATGATCCGAATGCTCCGATAGAAAAAATAAAGGAATATCTGGACTCCCTCGGGGTTGATACTCAGCTCCTACTCCAGATCCCGGCACATGCAGTATTGTCAGGTCTTGGTAGGGTTTACAAAAAAGGGTACTTCCTTTGTGGCGATAAGGATAGCGGGAAAAGCACATACATCAATCTGATTACTCGTTATTTTATCGGAACGGGTACATATTCGGCGGTATCACTTCAGGGACTACTTTATGATCGTTTCTCTACATCACAGCTCGTTGGAAAAATAATGAATGCTTATGCTGATCTAAGCGATCAGAAAATAGGTGATATTGGAAAATTTAAAGCGCTGACCGGCGGTGATGCAGTCAATGTAGAAAAGAAACACCAGGATAGTTTTCCATTCGTAAACCGTGCCTTAATGCTATTCTCCGCGAACGCATACCCGAAGATCGAGTCGGTGGACCCTGTCTTTTTTGACCGTTGGAATGCTGCCGAATTTGAAAAGAAGTTTAAAGTAGATCCCGAATTTGAGATGAGAACGTTTACCGATGAAAACGTATCTGGTCTTTTGCTCCTTGTCATAAAAAGAATTACAGAAATTATTAAGGATGGGATCATCGTCACCGAGAGTATTAAGGATCGATGGCTCTCCAGTGCATCCAGTGCATTCTATTATGTACATACCTGTCTTGATAGGACTCCGAATGCGATTATTATCAAGAAGGATCTCTATGCTGCATACGTGTCATTCTGCAATGAAGGAGGACTTGATGTTCAGGCCCAGCGGTATCTTACGGAAGTTATCAAAAAGGTGGGATCTGAATCTTACCCCAAAGTGAATGGCAGGCAGGAGCATTGCTATACCGGATTCACGATCAAAGGATCTGAGCCAAAGTATCCTGATAAAGAAGCAAAACAGGATAAAATTGACAAAGACCCTGAAAATATGCAGGATATGCAGGATAATTTTAATTACACGCGTACAAGCAAGGGGGTATACCCCCATATAGACACAGAGATTCCACATGCGCGTGTAAGTTCTGTTTTGCCTGCATATCCTGCATGTGAGCAGCAGGGCAACCAATATGCAGGGAAGTCCCGCGCTGAGCTAACCGAAATCCTTTCACAATGTGGAAAAAGCCAGATTCCAAACCCGGTAGAATTCAAAGCAGCATGGGATGCAGCAGGAGCGGGATCACCATGA
- the dapA gene encoding 4-hydroxy-tetrahydrodipicolinate synthase translates to MFEGVLPAIITPFKRNSAMDLDTRGLVGNLEFLLSQGIHGVVPCGSTGESATLSFEEHEKVIEITIDKVNGKIPVLAGTGSNNTAEAVRLTKAAKDSGADGVLVISPYYNKPNRAGLIKHYTKLADLDIPVVMYNVPGRTGQNLEPDLVAELARHPNIVAIKEASGNISQISRIIEDTQDEDFAVISGDDNMTLPIMALGGTGVISVAANVDPKRMVIMCEAMKKGDLKKALAVHYALSPLLRAMFIDTNPIPVKKAVELIGMAGGPVRLPLDDLDEKKTAQLQAVLTSSGVRAVKPAAQKTAPAKNPGSKKKKNFKKGRR, encoded by the coding sequence ATGTTCGAAGGTGTCCTTCCAGCAATCATTACCCCTTTTAAAAGAAACTCTGCCATGGACCTCGACACTCGTGGTCTTGTGGGCAACCTTGAGTTTCTCCTTTCTCAGGGCATACATGGGGTTGTGCCCTGCGGGTCGACTGGTGAATCAGCCACCCTCTCATTCGAGGAGCATGAGAAGGTAATCGAGATCACCATTGATAAGGTGAATGGTAAGATACCTGTTCTCGCAGGCACCGGTTCAAACAACACAGCCGAGGCTGTACGGCTCACGAAGGCTGCGAAGGACAGCGGTGCGGACGGAGTACTCGTCATCAGCCCGTATTACAACAAGCCCAACCGGGCCGGCCTCATCAAACACTACACAAAACTTGCCGATCTCGATATTCCTGTTGTTATGTATAATGTTCCGGGCAGAACCGGGCAGAACCTTGAACCCGATCTTGTCGCTGAACTTGCCCGGCACCCCAACATTGTGGCAATTAAAGAAGCAAGCGGAAATATCAGCCAGATCTCGCGGATCATTGAGGATACGCAAGACGAGGACTTTGCTGTTATCTCCGGTGATGACAATATGACACTGCCGATCATGGCACTTGGGGGAACCGGAGTAATTTCTGTAGCAGCAAATGTTGATCCAAAGCGCATGGTCATAATGTGCGAGGCAATGAAAAAAGGCGATTTAAAAAAGGCACTAGCAGTCCACTATGCACTTTCACCACTGTTGAGGGCGATGTTCATTGACACCAACCCGATTCCGGTCAAAAAGGCGGTCGAACTGATTGGCATGGCCGGTGGACCGGTACGTCTGCCGCTGGATGACCTGGATGAGAAAAAGACTGCACAGCTTCAGGCAGTGCTCACCTCGTCCGGTGTCAGGGCAGTTAAACCTGCGGCGCAAAAAACCGCCCCTGCAAAGAACCCTGGTTCCAAAAAGAAAAAAAATTTTAAAAAAGGAAGGCGTTAA
- the dapB gene encoding 4-hydroxy-tetrahydrodipicolinate reductase, producing the protein MDRVVVCGASGRMGQTIGRMVSETADLKIVGGVDLKAGTFFGEEQVESKDIGLLLEKKKPDVLIDFTVAGAAVENVRIAARYNIALVVGTTGFTPEQRKVMTDAVTGHSPAVISSNFSVGVNIFWQVLRDAARLLKDYDIEVIEGHHRNKKDAPSGTAKTILQILDEEVGARQKMYGREGMTERKNEIGVHVVRGGDIVGDHAVLFSKNFETITLSHRAYDRAVFASGALLAARWVVGKKPGIYGMNDVLNLNKR; encoded by the coding sequence ATGGATCGGGTCGTCGTATGCGGCGCGTCAGGCCGCATGGGGCAGACTATCGGGAGGATGGTATCTGAAACAGCAGACCTGAAAATCGTTGGCGGGGTCGACCTCAAAGCCGGTACTTTTTTTGGCGAGGAACAGGTTGAGTCAAAAGATATTGGTCTGCTGCTTGAAAAGAAAAAACCGGATGTTCTGATCGATTTCACGGTTGCCGGTGCGGCAGTTGAAAATGTCAGGATTGCAGCACGTTATAATATTGCACTTGTGGTCGGCACCACAGGATTCACTCCTGAACAGAGGAAGGTCATGACTGACGCTGTCACAGGACACTCCCCCGCGGTTATCTCAAGCAACTTCTCGGTTGGTGTCAATATCTTCTGGCAGGTGCTGCGCGATGCGGCACGACTCCTGAAGGACTATGATATCGAGGTTATCGAGGGGCATCACCGGAATAAAAAGGATGCTCCGAGCGGCACCGCAAAGACAATCCTCCAGATCCTTGATGAGGAAGTGGGGGCCCGTCAGAAGATGTATGGCCGGGAAGGCATGACCGAGCGCAAAAACGAGATCGGGGTCCATGTCGTTCGTGGCGGCGATATCGTGGGAGACCATGCTGTATTATTCTCGAAGAACTTTGAAACCATCACCCTCTCGCACCGGGCGTATGATCGCGCTGTCTTTGCCAGCGGTGCATTGCTTGCCGCCCGCTGGGTTGTCGGTAAAAAGCCCGGTATATATGGCATGAACGATGTGCTCAACCTTAATAAGAGATAA
- a CDS encoding phosphoserine phosphatase has product MINDLIEKRKKTLAESEQHKNLRNELNAAASKSARERNTLNNQTREFVDEAQKNKDLRDKYNQEVIEQKVQRNELNEQANTLFEEIEVFKKEHGSPKSRGIKEVQKQIEHLEMMQQTQVFSTEKERELIEKIKQMRGQVKEQEAELEQNKEMRTKVAAARDLRKQASDLHAKVTEIAELAQKHHDLMVESYRKADKSREAADAAHKSFVEAQESADSEHKFFIACQKELRDYDKVISGLRKKTKKVKVTKEQKAVRKEAEHLFKNFRAGEKLTTDDILLLQRSKLI; this is encoded by the coding sequence ATGATAAACGACCTGATTGAAAAGCGAAAAAAAACACTCGCAGAGTCTGAACAGCACAAAAACTTGCGCAACGAGCTCAATGCTGCGGCAAGCAAGTCTGCACGTGAACGCAACACGTTAAACAACCAGACTCGTGAGTTTGTGGACGAAGCACAGAAAAACAAGGATCTCCGTGATAAATACAACCAGGAAGTCATTGAGCAAAAGGTTCAGCGCAACGAGCTCAATGAACAGGCAAATACTCTTTTTGAAGAGATTGAGGTATTTAAAAAAGAGCATGGAAGCCCTAAAAGCCGGGGAATAAAGGAGGTCCAGAAACAGATCGAACACCTCGAAATGATGCAACAGACGCAGGTCTTTTCCACTGAAAAGGAGCGAGAGCTGATCGAGAAGATCAAGCAGATGCGGGGGCAAGTAAAAGAGCAGGAAGCAGAGCTCGAGCAGAATAAGGAGATGCGTACAAAGGTGGCAGCGGCACGTGATCTCCGTAAGCAGGCATCGGACCTTCATGCAAAAGTCACAGAGATCGCAGAGCTTGCCCAAAAGCATCACGACCTCATGGTCGAATCCTACCGTAAAGCTGACAAGTCCCGGGAAGCGGCAGATGCGGCACATAAGAGTTTTGTTGAGGCACAGGAGTCTGCGGATTCCGAACATAAATTTTTCATTGCATGCCAGAAAGAGTTGAGAGATTATGACAAAGTCATTTCCGGTCTACGCAAGAAAACCAAGAAGGTCAAGGTCACCAAGGAACAGAAGGCTGTGAGAAAAGAAGCTGAACACCTGTTCAAGAATTTCAGGGCCGGGGAGAAACTCACCACAGACGATATCCTGCTGCTCCAGCGGTCAAAACTCATATAA
- a CDS encoding histidinol-phosphate transaminase codes for MADLYQKKVVHGGCGKQQHEKTRKTVLDFSASTNPFPPKILWTCDPFYINHYPDDAYFALKEIIARTFNRHIDEICVGNGSIELIRVFCHVAFKESRTFYTETPTFGEYEYSAYLASGKKVTDRTDADICFICNPNNPTGTLKKKDSMVMLLCETELHNGILCADEAFIELADPAQSIVDLRNDHLIVLRSLTKSFSVPGIRFGYGFGNPDLIARIEAMRPPWSVNAYAEAFAIQAFLHYHELENSRKYIKRERDWMYEHLLALGLNPMPSSVNFLLVDTAHPVQELCEKLQKADILVRDCTSFGLPTTIRVAVRTRDENRSLLEALATCLH; via the coding sequence ATGGCAGATTTATACCAAAAAAAAGTAGTGCATGGGGGGTGCGGGAAGCAGCAGCATGAAAAAACCCGGAAAACTGTGCTGGATTTCAGCGCGAGTACAAATCCCTTTCCACCAAAAATTCTGTGGACATGCGACCCATTTTATATAAACCATTATCCCGATGATGCATATTTTGCACTTAAAGAGATCATCGCCCGAACTTTCAACCGGCACATCGATGAGATCTGTGTCGGCAACGGTTCGATTGAACTCATACGTGTCTTTTGTCATGTGGCATTTAAAGAGTCCAGGACATTTTACACCGAAACCCCGACATTCGGGGAATATGAGTATTCGGCATATCTTGCCAGCGGAAAAAAAGTTACAGACAGGACGGATGCGGATATCTGTTTTATCTGTAACCCGAACAATCCCACCGGAACCCTGAAGAAAAAAGATTCAATGGTTATGCTCCTTTGTGAGACTGAATTACATAACGGCATTTTATGTGCTGATGAAGCCTTCATCGAGCTTGCAGATCCGGCACAAAGTATTGTTGATCTAAGAAACGATCATCTTATTGTCCTGCGATCTCTGACAAAAAGCTTCTCAGTTCCCGGTATCCGTTTCGGGTACGGGTTCGGGAATCCTGATCTTATCGCCCGGATTGAAGCAATGCGCCCTCCCTGGAGCGTAAATGCATACGCCGAAGCCTTTGCCATTCAGGCATTTCTCCATTACCATGAACTTGAAAACTCCCGGAAATATATAAAACGTGAACGGGACTGGATGTATGAACATCTTCTGGCTCTTGGTCTGAATCCCATGCCATCATCGGTAAATTTTCTGCTTGTCGATACTGCCCATCCGGTACAGGAATTATGTGAAAAGCTGCAAAAAGCAGATATACTTGTGCGGGACTGCACATCGTTTGGGCTCCCCACAACAATCCGTGTCGCTGTCCGCACCCGCGATGAAAACAGGTCCCTTCTGGAGGCTCTTGCAACATGCTTGCACTGA
- a CDS encoding DUF373 family protein, with the protein MVQGRTLVLSVDRDDDIGYKASVESPCVGRAACLKAANTLALADPEDSDLNAIFYAVKIFDDLTAKGEDAQVAVISGNHMHMIEGDRKIAATLEQVVKETQATNCILVSDGAEDEYVIPIIQSKIPVSSIRRVIVNQMPNLEGTYYILRKLLDDPKISRIVLVPLGLAMLLYASAYLLGYPGTATIIVVGVIGSYLLYRGFGIDEVVHGTIDALRVSLTRGRFSFVTYTTTILLVVVGFVMGFITVLKFYSSDGSLGILLYLMTFIYGSVEWLIIAGIIVSVGIIIDVYLNEREQMGKVIVFPFFITALGLILYGASVYLITVSGVPDFPLTMNDAGSYILYSTIIGLSSAIIGVIVQHFVNKKLAEQRHQEIIEVL; encoded by the coding sequence ATGGTGCAGGGACGTACATTAGTCCTCAGTGTCGATCGTGATGATGACATTGGGTACAAGGCTTCTGTCGAGAGCCCGTGCGTCGGCAGGGCAGCCTGCCTTAAAGCGGCCAATACCCTTGCACTCGCTGACCCGGAGGACTCTGATCTCAATGCAATTTTTTATGCGGTAAAAATCTTTGACGATCTCACGGCAAAAGGGGAGGATGCACAGGTCGCAGTCATTTCCGGAAACCATATGCACATGATAGAGGGGGACCGGAAGATTGCTGCAACTTTAGAACAGGTTGTCAAAGAGACACAAGCCACGAATTGTATTCTCGTATCTGACGGGGCTGAGGACGAGTATGTCATCCCGATCATACAGTCGAAAATTCCAGTCAGCAGCATCCGCCGTGTAATTGTCAACCAGATGCCCAACCTCGAAGGAACCTATTATATTTTAAGAAAATTGCTCGATGATCCAAAAATTTCACGGATAGTACTGGTCCCTCTTGGCCTCGCAATGCTGCTCTATGCATCTGCGTATCTTCTGGGATATCCGGGCACTGCAACCATCATAGTTGTAGGCGTCATCGGAAGTTATCTTCTCTATAGAGGATTCGGGATCGATGAGGTCGTGCATGGTACTATTGATGCATTACGGGTATCACTCACCCGTGGAAGGTTCTCATTTGTTACATACACCACGACAATACTCCTTGTAGTGGTTGGATTTGTCATGGGATTTATTACTGTCCTGAAATTTTATTCATCTGACGGGAGCCTTGGAATTCTGCTCTATCTCATGACGTTTATCTATGGTTCTGTAGAGTGGCTGATCATCGCCGGCATCATTGTTTCTGTTGGGATCATTATTGATGTCTATTTAAACGAACGGGAGCAGATGGGAAAGGTAATCGTCTTTCCCTTCTTTATAACAGCGCTTGGGCTCATACTCTATGGCGCCAGTGTTTACCTCATCACGGTAAGTGGTGTACCGGACTTCCCGCTCACTATGAACGATGCAGGCAGTTACATTCTCTACTCCACCATTATCGGGCTTTCTTCAGCCATCATTGGTGTCATCGTCCAGCATTTTGTTAATAAAAAACTTGCAGAGCAGAGACACCAGGAAATCATCGAAGTGCTCTGA
- the albA gene encoding DNA-binding protein Alba, whose protein sequence is MELKENTVFVGNKPVMNYVLAVVTQFNNGANQVAIKARGKAISRAVDTAEIALNRFLDGVTKKEIQISTEVIDTESGKTNVSSIEIVLTNNK, encoded by the coding sequence ATGGAACTGAAAGAAAATACAGTGTTCGTTGGAAACAAGCCAGTCATGAACTACGTACTTGCAGTGGTGACACAGTTTAACAATGGGGCAAATCAGGTGGCAATTAAAGCGCGGGGAAAAGCCATTTCACGGGCTGTGGATACTGCAGAGATCGCGCTGAACCGTTTTCTGGATGGTGTTACAAAAAAAGAGATACAGATATCAACCGAGGTCATTGATACTGAATCCGGAAAGACCAATGTATCGAGCATCGAGATTGTGCTTACCAATAACAAATAA
- the asd gene encoding aspartate-semialdehyde dehydrogenase encodes MINVGVLGATGAVGQRFVELLADHPWFKLTTLTASERSAGKPYGEVVNWRLDTPFPDKIARLKVSPTSPKRAKDVDLVFSALPAEIATDVELEFADAGIGVCSNASSHRMEPDIPLVVPEVNPDHLGLIDVQRDKGRDGFIVTNPNCSTIMMVMALAPLRAYKFTDVRVATMQAISGAGFAGVAAMAIYDNVIPYIGKEEEKMETESLKIMGALKGKKVINAPFSVSASCHRVPVIDGHTMAVWVDINQPVDELKKAYYNYKPPIKGLPTQPEKSVMYLEENDRPQPRLDRMRGKGMTVSVGRLREGIRFITMGHNTIRGAAGASVLNAELISNKKYL; translated from the coding sequence ATGATCAATGTAGGAGTGCTCGGTGCTACGGGTGCGGTAGGTCAGCGTTTTGTCGAGCTGCTGGCAGATCACCCATGGTTCAAGTTAACAACGCTTACTGCTTCAGAACGGAGTGCGGGAAAACCTTACGGGGAGGTTGTGAACTGGCGTCTCGACACGCCGTTTCCGGACAAGATCGCGAGACTTAAAGTCAGTCCTACATCACCAAAAAGAGCAAAAGATGTAGATCTGGTCTTTTCCGCCCTTCCCGCGGAGATTGCAACTGATGTGGAACTGGAGTTTGCAGATGCCGGGATCGGAGTCTGCAGCAACGCGAGTTCCCACCGGATGGAGCCCGATATTCCGCTTGTCGTTCCCGAAGTGAACCCGGATCATCTCGGACTGATAGATGTTCAGCGCGATAAGGGGCGTGACGGTTTTATCGTGACCAACCCGAATTGTTCCACTATCATGATGGTAATGGCGCTCGCCCCTCTCCGTGCCTACAAATTTACCGATGTCCGTGTGGCAACAATGCAGGCAATATCCGGTGCAGGTTTTGCCGGTGTTGCCGCAATGGCGATCTATGATAACGTAATCCCATATATCGGTAAGGAAGAAGAGAAAATGGAGACCGAATCCTTAAAGATCATGGGAGCACTTAAAGGGAAAAAAGTCATAAACGCACCGTTTTCTGTCAGTGCAAGTTGTCACCGCGTGCCGGTCATCGATGGGCATACGATGGCAGTCTGGGTTGACATTAATCAGCCGGTGGACGAGCTCAAAAAGGCGTATTATAATTATAAACCACCGATCAAAGGGCTCCCGACACAACCTGAGAAATCTGTGATGTATCTTGAGGAGAACGACCGGCCTCAACCACGTCTCGACCGGATGCGGGGCAAAGGCATGACCGTTTCTGTTGGACGGTTGCGCGAGGGAATACGGTTTATCACAATGGGACACAATACAATTCGTGGTGCTGCCGGTGCGAGCGTACTGAATGCAGAACTGATATCAAATAAAAAGTATCTCTAA
- a CDS encoding ribbon-helix-helix protein, CopG family has product MMQRITLRLPEQQISLLQHMVDAGEFPNVSEAVRAAVRELVEKRASRVLKDSDQVSFKV; this is encoded by the coding sequence ATGATGCAACGGATCACACTCCGGCTTCCGGAACAGCAGATCAGCCTCCTCCAGCACATGGTGGACGCGGGAGAATTCCCCAACGTCTCAGAGGCAGTCAGGGCAGCCGTTCGTGAACTTGTGGAAAAACGTGCCAGCCGTGTCTTAAAAGACAGTGACCAGGTTTCATTCAAGGTATGA
- a CDS encoding 30S ribosomal protein S17e, which produces MGIKPSYIKTLGLELLAKNREKFSSNYEENKQALATSASIESKRVRNRIAGFITRKINTKRHQ; this is translated from the coding sequence ATGGGAATCAAACCATCGTATATCAAGACCCTCGGTCTTGAATTGCTGGCAAAAAACAGGGAAAAGTTTTCCAGCAATTATGAAGAGAACAAACAGGCACTGGCCACTTCTGCATCAATTGAGAGCAAACGCGTCAGGAACCGGATTGCCGGGTTTATCACAAGAAAAATAAATACCAAGAGACACCAATAA